One genomic segment of Rhodothermales bacterium includes these proteins:
- a CDS encoding amylo-alpha-1,6-glucosidase: MKTNSPAFPPAVDLTRDACSDPAVAGGKEWLVTNGIGGYGMGTVAGFRTRRYHGLLVAALDPPLGRTLLVAKLDETASYEGHAFNLAANRWASGVMAPDGYVHLDRFHLEGTTPVWTFALADALVEKRVWMQPGANTTYTRYDLVRASGPLTLSARALASYRDYHSLMHGGGEPMPVRPVDRGVCVDAFHGAAPIFLFSDGDTATLEPAWYRDVWLEVEAYRGLDAAEDMFLVATFGATLDEGDSFTIVASTDEAAPRDGRAAYAVRQDYESGLLHEATLDEESPDLRQLVLAADQFVVRRPTDTDADGKTIIAGYPWFGDWGRDTMIALPGLLLATGRPAIAARVLRTFARFVDRGMIPNRFPDAGEEPEYNTVDATLWFVEAIRATVEATDDEALLRDLFPVLEDVVDWHRRGTRYGIRVAEDGLIRAGEPGVQLTWMDAKVGDWVVTPRIGKPVEINALWYNALRSMADFARRLSRDPAPYDEAADRAEASFARFWNDERGYCFDVLDGPDGNDDALRPNQLFAVSLHHSPLAPEQQRAVVDACARHLLTPHGLRSLAPFEGGYIGCYGGDQRARDGAYHQGTVWGWLIGPFVTAHLRVYDDGDRARSFLRPLLRDFLDHGLGSVSEIYDGDAPFTPRGCPAQAWSVAEVLRTWTLAGLSLRADVGHR; this comes from the coding sequence ATGAAGACGAACTCCCCCGCGTTTCCTCCGGCCGTCGACCTCACGCGCGACGCGTGCAGCGATCCCGCCGTGGCGGGGGGGAAGGAGTGGCTCGTGACGAACGGGATCGGCGGGTACGGGATGGGGACCGTCGCCGGGTTTCGCACGAGGCGGTATCACGGCCTCCTCGTCGCCGCGCTCGACCCGCCGCTCGGGCGGACGCTCTTGGTGGCGAAGCTCGACGAGACGGCATCCTACGAAGGGCACGCCTTCAACCTCGCCGCCAACCGCTGGGCGAGCGGGGTCATGGCCCCGGACGGCTACGTCCACCTCGACCGGTTCCACCTCGAAGGGACCACGCCGGTCTGGACCTTCGCCCTCGCCGACGCCCTCGTCGAGAAACGCGTGTGGATGCAGCCGGGCGCGAACACGACCTACACCCGGTACGACCTCGTCCGGGCGAGCGGCCCGCTCACGCTCTCCGCCCGCGCCCTCGCGAGCTACCGTGACTACCACAGCCTGATGCACGGCGGCGGCGAGCCGATGCCGGTCCGCCCGGTCGACCGCGGCGTGTGCGTCGACGCCTTCCACGGCGCGGCCCCGATCTTCCTCTTCAGCGACGGCGACACGGCGACGCTGGAGCCCGCGTGGTACCGTGACGTGTGGCTGGAGGTCGAGGCCTACCGCGGGCTCGACGCGGCCGAGGACATGTTCCTCGTGGCCACTTTCGGCGCGACGCTCGACGAGGGGGATTCGTTTACGATCGTGGCCTCCACCGACGAGGCCGCGCCCCGCGACGGCCGTGCTGCCTACGCCGTGCGGCAGGACTACGAGTCCGGATTGTTGCACGAAGCCACGCTCGACGAGGAGTCGCCGGACCTCCGCCAACTCGTGCTCGCCGCCGACCAGTTCGTCGTCCGCCGCCCGACGGACACCGACGCCGACGGCAAGACGATCATCGCCGGGTACCCGTGGTTCGGCGATTGGGGGCGGGACACGATGATCGCGCTGCCGGGCCTGCTGCTGGCGACGGGCCGCCCAGCCATCGCCGCCCGCGTCCTCCGCACGTTCGCCCGGTTCGTGGACCGGGGGATGATCCCGAACCGCTTCCCCGACGCAGGCGAGGAGCCTGAGTACAACACCGTCGACGCGACGCTGTGGTTCGTCGAAGCGATCCGCGCGACGGTCGAGGCGACGGACGACGAAGCGCTCCTGCGCGACCTGTTCCCCGTGCTCGAAGACGTCGTGGACTGGCATCGGCGCGGCACGCGCTATGGCATCCGTGTGGCCGAGGACGGCCTGATCCGCGCCGGCGAGCCGGGCGTGCAGCTCACGTGGATGGACGCGAAGGTGGGCGATTGGGTCGTGACGCCGCGCATCGGCAAGCCGGTGGAGATCAACGCGCTGTGGTACAACGCCCTTCGCAGCATGGCCGACTTCGCCCGCCGCCTCAGCCGCGATCCCGCACCGTACGACGAGGCCGCCGACCGCGCCGAGGCCAGCTTCGCCCGTTTCTGGAACGACGAGCGCGGCTATTGCTTCGACGTGCTCGACGGGCCGGACGGGAATGACGACGCGCTCCGGCCGAACCAGCTCTTCGCCGTCTCGCTCCATCACAGCCCGCTCGCACCCGAGCAGCAGCGCGCCGTCGTGGATGCTTGCGCTCGGCACCTGCTGACGCCGCACGGGCTCCGCAGCCTCGCCCCATTCGAGGGCGGCTACATCGGCTGCTACGGCGGCGATCAGCGTGCCCGCGACGGGGCGTATCATCAGGGTACGGTTTGGGGCTGGCTCATCGGGCCGTTCGTGACGGCGCACCTCCGGGTCTACGACGACGGCGACCGCGCGCGCTCGTTCCTCCGCCCGCTCCTCCGCGACTTCCTCGACCACGGGCTCGGGAGCGTCAGCGAGATCTACGACGGCGACGCCCCGTTCACGCCGCGCGGATGCCCGGCGCAGGCGTGGAGTGTCGCTGAGGTGTTACGCACGTGGACGCTCGCGGGCCTATCATTACGTGCGGATGTGGGGCATAGATAA
- a CDS encoding glucosidase, whose product MPLPDTAEHRRLADSEARRADWKNWGPYVSDRAWGTVREDYSPHGEAWEYLPHDHARSRAYRWNEDALGGFCNRFQNVCLGVALWNERDAILKERLYGLTGNEGNHGEDVKEYYFYLDGTPTHSYMRMLYKYPQVAFPYGELIAENRRRGRDDPEFELIDALRDTFEAGRYFDVDVEYAKVDEEDILCRIVATNRGPEAAPIHLLPHLWYRNTWSWESGRSKPTLRDASTKSAVAVRGAHRHLGERWWYVEADGGADVDLLFTENETNAERLFGLGNPSPYVKDGIHEAIVGGRSEAVNPEGEGTKVAAHARAVVAPGASFEVRVRYTNKKQRRPFAGFEKTFKQRIDEADAFHATLQTPVLSEDERRVQRQAFAGILWTKQFYHYSVELWLKGDPAQPAPPDSRTRNADWGHLYNLDVLSMPDKWEYPWFAAWDLAFHMIPTAMVDPEWAKRQLILMLREWYMHPNGQIPAYEWAFGDVNPPVHAWAALRVYKIDRNLRGKADTVFLEKVFHKLLLNFTWWVNRKDHGGNNIFQGGFLGLDNIGVFDRSAPLPGGGRIEQADGTAWMGMYCLNMLAIALELARTEPAYEDVATKFFEHFIAIANAINRGCGGRGLWNEEEGFYYDILSLPDGRQFPMKVDSLVGLIPLFAVETLEPDVLEKLPHFRRRMDWFIKYRPDLIEPIASLTEPGEGGRLLLSLVDRSKLERVLRRMLDPDAFLADYGLRGLSKRHETDPYSLHIGGETYSVSYEPAESTTGLFGGNSNWRGPIWFPVNHLMVESLQKYDHYYGESLKVEHPVGSGQFMPLDDVATDLSRRLVRLFLRDDDGRRPVYGGEDLFQHDEHWRDHVLFYEYFHGDNGAGLGASHQTGWTALVAKLIQQSGGMAPTNGRAAAAAAKKQKASS is encoded by the coding sequence ATGCCGCTGCCCGATACGGCCGAGCACCGCCGCCTCGCTGACTCCGAAGCCCGCCGCGCCGATTGGAAGAACTGGGGGCCGTACGTGAGCGACCGCGCGTGGGGCACCGTCCGCGAGGACTACAGCCCGCACGGGGAGGCGTGGGAATACCTCCCGCACGACCACGCCCGCAGCCGCGCCTACCGCTGGAACGAGGACGCCCTCGGCGGCTTCTGCAACCGGTTCCAGAACGTGTGCCTCGGCGTTGCCCTGTGGAACGAGCGTGATGCCATCCTCAAAGAGCGCCTCTACGGGCTGACGGGGAACGAGGGCAACCACGGCGAGGACGTCAAGGAATACTACTTCTACCTCGACGGCACGCCGACGCACAGCTACATGCGGATGCTTTACAAGTACCCGCAGGTCGCCTTCCCGTACGGCGAGCTCATCGCCGAGAACCGCCGGCGCGGGCGCGACGACCCCGAGTTCGAACTGATCGACGCGCTCCGCGACACGTTCGAAGCGGGCCGCTACTTCGACGTCGACGTCGAGTACGCGAAGGTGGACGAGGAGGACATCCTCTGCCGGATCGTCGCGACGAACCGGGGGCCGGAGGCGGCGCCGATCCACCTCCTCCCGCACCTCTGGTACCGGAACACGTGGTCGTGGGAGAGCGGCCGCTCGAAGCCGACGCTCCGCGATGCGTCGACGAAGAGCGCCGTGGCCGTGCGCGGCGCGCACCGTCACCTCGGCGAGCGGTGGTGGTACGTCGAGGCCGACGGCGGCGCGGACGTGGACCTCCTGTTCACGGAGAACGAGACGAACGCCGAGCGCCTGTTCGGGCTGGGCAACCCCTCGCCGTACGTGAAAGACGGGATTCACGAGGCCATCGTCGGGGGCCGCAGCGAGGCGGTCAATCCCGAGGGCGAGGGGACGAAGGTGGCGGCGCACGCGCGTGCCGTCGTCGCGCCCGGCGCGTCGTTCGAGGTCCGCGTCCGCTACACGAATAAGAAGCAGCGCCGCCCCTTCGCTGGGTTCGAGAAAACGTTCAAGCAACGGATCGACGAGGCCGACGCGTTCCACGCGACGCTCCAGACGCCGGTGCTCTCTGAGGACGAGCGGCGCGTGCAGCGGCAGGCCTTCGCCGGCATCCTCTGGACGAAGCAGTTCTACCACTACAGCGTCGAGCTCTGGCTCAAAGGCGACCCCGCGCAGCCCGCCCCGCCGGACTCGCGGACGCGCAACGCGGACTGGGGCCACCTCTACAACCTCGACGTGCTCTCGATGCCGGACAAGTGGGAGTACCCGTGGTTCGCCGCGTGGGACCTCGCCTTCCACATGATCCCCACGGCGATGGTCGACCCGGAGTGGGCGAAGCGGCAGCTCATCCTCATGCTGCGCGAGTGGTACATGCACCCGAACGGGCAGATCCCCGCCTACGAGTGGGCCTTCGGCGACGTCAACCCGCCCGTCCACGCGTGGGCCGCGCTCCGCGTCTACAAGATCGACCGCAACCTCCGCGGCAAGGCGGACACCGTCTTCCTCGAGAAGGTCTTCCACAAGCTCCTGCTCAACTTCACGTGGTGGGTGAACCGGAAGGACCACGGCGGCAACAACATCTTCCAGGGCGGCTTCCTCGGGCTCGACAACATCGGCGTGTTCGACCGCTCGGCGCCGCTCCCCGGCGGCGGCCGGATCGAGCAGGCCGACGGCACGGCGTGGATGGGGATGTACTGCCTCAACATGCTCGCGATCGCCCTCGAACTCGCCCGGACGGAGCCGGCGTACGAGGACGTGGCGACGAAATTCTTCGAGCACTTCATCGCGATTGCGAACGCGATCAACCGGGGCTGCGGCGGGCGCGGGCTGTGGAACGAGGAGGAGGGGTTCTACTACGACATCCTCAGCCTGCCCGACGGCCGCCAGTTCCCGATGAAGGTGGACTCGCTCGTCGGGCTCATCCCCCTCTTCGCCGTGGAGACGCTGGAGCCGGACGTGCTGGAGAAATTGCCGCACTTCCGCCGCCGGATGGACTGGTTCATCAAGTACCGGCCGGACCTCATCGAGCCCATCGCCTCCCTCACAGAGCCGGGCGAGGGCGGGCGGCTCCTCCTCTCGCTCGTAGACCGGAGCAAGCTCGAACGCGTGCTCCGCCGGATGCTCGACCCCGACGCCTTCCTCGCCGATTACGGCCTGCGCGGCCTCTCGAAGCGGCACGAAACCGACCCCTACTCGCTCCACATCGGGGGCGAGACGTACAGCGTCTCCTACGAGCCCGCCGAGTCGACGACGGGCCTCTTCGGTGGCAACTCGAATTGGCGCGGGCCGATCTGGTTTCCCGTCAACCACTTGATGGTGGAGTCGCTCCAGAAGTACGACCACTACTACGGCGAGAGCCTGAAGGTGGAGCACCCCGTCGGCTCCGGCCAGTTCATGCCGCTCGACGACGTGGCGACGGACCTCTCACGGCGGCTCGTCCGCCTCTTCCTCCGCGACGACGACGGCCGCCGGCCCGTCTACGGCGGCGAGGACCTGTTCCAGCACGACGAGCACTGGCGCGACCACGTCCTCTTCTACGAGTACTTCCACGGCGACAACGGCGCGGGTCTCGGCGCGAGCCACCAGACCGGGTGGACGGCGCTCGTCGCCAAGCTGATCCAGCAGAGCGGCGGCATGGCCCCGACGAACGGCCGGGCCGCGGCGGCGGCGGCCAAAAAGCAGAAAGCTTCGTCGTGA
- a CDS encoding outer membrane beta-barrel protein, with product MRLALVLALFVSLALPAAAQRCDTALAEADEQYRAGYFDDVIERLSDCLDANAFSSEERRRAYRLLGLSYIGKDRELDAREAVRSLLEVAPDYQPDPALDPPPFVQLVEEMNRPRPTPSAPAASPASTVRPVSTTSGFMGSLSALGTGYSDSDDDSANGAGGYLTLGYGFTPAIAVVFQLGGASFSDFSEIGEATLGNVGVGGRYHFGGGQRKLVPFVGAGASFQSLSLDFDASLGGGSDEYSGAGGSLEGGLLYFLSPAFALDGGVQALFSSLTSDESDRSISTTVVHFGVGVSWSPGR from the coding sequence ATGCGCCTCGCCCTCGTGCTCGCCCTCTTCGTCTCGCTCGCCCTCCCCGCTGCCGCACAGCGCTGCGATACCGCCCTCGCCGAGGCCGACGAGCAATACCGCGCCGGCTATTTCGACGACGTCATCGAGCGGCTGAGCGACTGCCTCGACGCGAATGCGTTCTCCTCCGAGGAGCGTCGCCGCGCGTACCGGCTTCTCGGGCTCAGCTACATCGGCAAAGACCGCGAGCTCGACGCCCGCGAGGCCGTCCGCTCCCTCCTCGAAGTCGCGCCCGACTACCAGCCCGACCCGGCCCTCGACCCGCCGCCTTTCGTGCAACTCGTCGAAGAGATGAACCGCCCCCGACCGACGCCCAGCGCTCCGGCCGCTTCGCCCGCCTCGACGGTGCGGCCTGTCTCGACCACGAGCGGATTCATGGGGTCGCTCAGCGCCCTGGGCACAGGATACTCGGACTCCGACGACGACTCGGCCAACGGCGCGGGCGGGTATCTCACCCTCGGCTACGGATTCACGCCTGCCATCGCCGTCGTCTTCCAGCTAGGTGGCGCCTCGTTTTCCGACTTCAGCGAAATCGGCGAAGCGACGCTCGGCAACGTCGGCGTGGGCGGGCGCTACCACTTCGGCGGCGGGCAGCGGAAGCTCGTCCCGTTCGTCGGCGCGGGCGCGTCGTTCCAGTCGCTCTCGCTGGACTTCGACGCCTCGCTCGGGGGCGGCTCCGACGAGTACAGCGGGGCCGGCGGCTCCCTGGAGGGCGGCCTCCTCTACTTCCTGAGCCCAGCGTTCGCGCTCGATGGAGGCGTCCAAGCCCTCTTCAGCTCACTCACCTCCGACGAATCCGACCGCAGCATCTCGACGACAGTAGTCCACTTCGGCGTGGGCGTGTCGTGGAGCCCCGGCCGATAG
- a CDS encoding glycoside hydrolase family 15 protein → MPAPVERPETTDARTGERARYHPIESYGLIGDMHTVALVGLDGSIDWCCMPRFDAPSVFGRILDAEKGGFWQIRLLADKVTSKQFYWPETNILVTRFLSEEGVGEVTDYMPVGGREESRLRREIVRTVKAVRGTVGFRMECRPAFDYARAGHALSLNGNGACFDAPDLNLSLASKVPLERDGDGVVADFWLAEGETATFTLRESAEGGQCGHALEEAEAEEAFRATVDFWRRWLGQCTYAGRWREIVHRSALALKLLTYEPTGAIVAAPTCSLPEGVGGVRNWDYRYTWIRDAAFTLYAFLRIGFTEEAEAFMRFLANECKEGGADGRPLQIMYGIDGRKKLTEETLDHLDGYRGSRPVRIGNGAYDQLQLDIYGELLDAVYLYNKYGAPISYDLWLRVRSFVDWVCENWQLRDEGVWEVRGGRQRFTYSNLMCWVAVDRGLRLADQRAFPADRARWLDVRDAIYEAIMTEGWSEERQAFVQTFGGDALDAANLMMPLVFFVSPVDPRMLSTLDATLRSPDEGGLVSNSLVYRYNLTESEDGLPGEEGTFNICTFWLVEALTRAGLSDSARLEHARLTFEQMLGYANHLGLYAEETGHHGEALGNYPQAFTHLALISAAYNLDRALG, encoded by the coding sequence ATGCCTGCCCCCGTCGAGCGACCGGAGACGACTGACGCCCGCACCGGCGAGCGCGCCCGCTACCACCCCATCGAGAGCTACGGGCTCATCGGCGACATGCACACCGTCGCCCTCGTCGGGCTCGACGGCTCGATCGACTGGTGCTGCATGCCCCGCTTCGACGCGCCGAGCGTGTTCGGCCGCATTCTTGACGCGGAGAAGGGCGGGTTCTGGCAGATCCGACTCCTCGCTGACAAGGTCACGAGCAAGCAGTTCTACTGGCCCGAGACGAACATCCTCGTCACCCGTTTCCTCAGCGAAGAGGGCGTCGGCGAGGTGACGGACTACATGCCTGTCGGTGGGCGGGAGGAGAGCCGGCTGCGGCGCGAGATCGTCCGCACCGTCAAGGCCGTGCGCGGGACGGTTGGGTTCCGGATGGAATGCCGGCCCGCGTTCGACTACGCCCGCGCCGGACACGCCCTCTCGCTCAACGGGAACGGGGCGTGCTTCGACGCGCCCGACCTCAACCTCAGCCTCGCCTCGAAGGTGCCACTCGAGCGCGACGGCGACGGCGTCGTCGCGGACTTCTGGCTAGCAGAGGGGGAGACGGCCACGTTCACGCTGCGCGAGAGCGCCGAGGGGGGGCAGTGCGGCCACGCCCTCGAAGAGGCCGAGGCCGAGGAGGCTTTCCGCGCGACCGTCGATTTCTGGCGGCGCTGGCTCGGGCAGTGCACCTACGCCGGGCGCTGGCGCGAGATCGTCCACCGCTCGGCCCTTGCGCTCAAGCTGCTCACGTATGAGCCGACGGGGGCGATCGTCGCCGCGCCGACGTGCAGCTTGCCCGAGGGCGTCGGCGGCGTGCGGAACTGGGACTACCGCTACACCTGGATCCGCGACGCCGCGTTCACCCTCTACGCCTTCCTCCGCATCGGCTTCACCGAGGAGGCCGAGGCGTTCATGCGCTTCCTCGCGAACGAGTGTAAAGAGGGGGGGGCGGATGGCCGACCGCTCCAGATCATGTACGGCATCGACGGACGGAAGAAGCTCACCGAGGAGACGCTCGACCACCTCGACGGCTATCGCGGCAGCCGGCCCGTCCGCATCGGGAACGGGGCTTACGACCAACTCCAGCTCGACATCTACGGCGAGCTCCTCGACGCCGTCTACCTCTACAACAAGTACGGCGCGCCGATCTCGTACGACCTCTGGCTCCGCGTCCGCTCCTTCGTCGACTGGGTGTGCGAGAACTGGCAACTCCGCGACGAGGGGGTGTGGGAGGTGCGCGGCGGGCGGCAGCGCTTCACGTATTCGAACCTGATGTGCTGGGTGGCCGTGGATCGCGGGCTGCGTCTCGCCGACCAGCGCGCGTTCCCCGCCGACCGCGCCCGCTGGCTCGACGTCCGCGATGCGATCTACGAAGCGATCATGACCGAGGGGTGGAGCGAAGAGCGGCAGGCGTTCGTCCAGACCTTCGGCGGCGACGCGCTCGACGCGGCGAACCTCATGATGCCGCTCGTGTTCTTCGTCTCGCCCGTCGACCCCCGCATGCTCTCCACGCTCGACGCCACGCTGCGCTCGCCGGACGAGGGCGGACTCGTCTCGAACAGCCTCGTCTACCGCTACAACCTCACCGAGTCCGAGGACGGGCTGCCGGGCGAGGAGGGCACGTTCAACATCTGCACGTTCTGGCTCGTCGAGGCGCTCACGCGGGCGGGGCTCTCGGACTCGGCGCGGCTGGAGCACGCGCGGCTGACGTTCGAGCAGATGCTCGGGTACGCCAACCACCTCGGGCTCTACGCCGAGGAGACCGGCCACCACGGCGAGGCGCTGGGGAACTACCCGCAGGCGTTCACCCACCTCGCCCTCATCAGCGCTGCCTATAATCTCGACCGCGCCCTCGGCTAG
- a CDS encoding protein kinase, producing MIGRVIGNYRIEALLGRGGMGAVYRALDTMLDRTVAVKALRADAATQPGAVERFRMEARTLARLLHPNIATLYTLVRSGDDLYMVMEFCEGETFEAILRRRGRLAPAEALPLFLQALDGLEHAHRHGIVHRDIKPANLMRLPDGTVKVMDFGIARLLGSSRLTQTQHTIGTAAYMAPEQIRAQEVDARADVYALGVLLYELVAGRVPFQSESSFEVMEAHINRAPPPPRQFAPDLPEALEVAILRALAKAPDDRFSSVVALREALRALDLAAPLAEAETTVAPIPSRHEPEDQTEIEQEPASRSGSAPIAVESGSAYVPPAPAEPDATHVASPSPVRPPVATSAPPTVTSAAPRRDASSSTVVATPHAGRRLRRGAFVAAGLGLVLAVGVWAFATGPAPLDREPSDPDMIAPTETGALLPLSSDGPSAPNSDLASSLTVAAWVATAERHLEAGRLTTPADSNALLFAERALAADPDHAEAKAVVRRIVERSNALGQRARQRENLRIAREHFQQSIAVADRHPGVADEGRAQAQLALVAVRDDESAARNDVAAARESEPPAQSNAPAETPPAATGTIRVLARPFGDVYVDGQRRASGTNAPVFATVSPGTHRVRVTHPTFGTQERSVRVRADQTAEVFIEFAAPVQVTVVSDPINALILLDGRAMGRYTPATITIPAGRHTVEVRRDGYRPASRSVTIEAGAAPDRLAFTLTPER from the coding sequence ATGATCGGTCGTGTCATCGGCAACTACCGCATCGAGGCGCTGCTGGGACGCGGCGGGATGGGTGCCGTCTACCGCGCGCTCGACACGATGCTCGACCGGACCGTCGCCGTCAAAGCGCTCCGCGCCGACGCGGCCACGCAGCCTGGCGCCGTCGAGCGCTTTCGGATGGAGGCCCGCACGCTCGCCCGCCTGCTCCACCCGAACATCGCCACGCTCTACACCCTCGTCCGCTCCGGAGACGACCTCTACATGGTGATGGAGTTCTGCGAGGGCGAGACGTTCGAGGCGATCCTCCGCCGCCGTGGGCGGCTGGCCCCGGCCGAGGCACTCCCCCTCTTTTTGCAGGCACTCGACGGGCTCGAACACGCCCACCGCCACGGCATCGTCCACCGCGACATCAAGCCGGCGAATCTGATGCGGCTGCCGGACGGGACGGTGAAGGTGATGGACTTCGGGATCGCCCGGCTCCTCGGGTCGAGCCGGCTGACGCAGACGCAGCACACGATCGGGACGGCGGCGTACATGGCGCCCGAGCAGATCCGCGCCCAGGAAGTGGACGCCCGCGCCGACGTGTACGCCCTCGGCGTGCTCCTCTACGAGCTCGTCGCGGGCCGCGTGCCGTTCCAGAGCGAGAGCTCGTTCGAGGTGATGGAGGCGCACATCAACCGGGCGCCACCGCCGCCGCGCCAGTTCGCGCCCGACCTGCCGGAAGCGCTCGAAGTCGCCATCCTCCGCGCCCTCGCCAAAGCCCCAGACGACCGGTTCTCCTCCGTCGTCGCGCTCCGCGAAGCACTGCGGGCACTCGACCTCGCCGCGCCGTTGGCCGAGGCAGAAACGACCGTCGCCCCGATCCCTTCGCGCCACGAGCCGGAGGACCAGACGGAGATCGAACAGGAACCTGCGAGCCGCTCGGGCTCAGCGCCCATCGCTGTCGAATCAGGCTCGGCCTACGTACCACCCGCGCCGGCTGAGCCCGACGCGACGCACGTCGCTTCGCCCTCGCCGGTCCGCCCTCCCGTCGCTACGTCTGCACCGCCCACAGTGACCTCCGCTGCGCCGCGCCGCGACGCCTCCAGCTCGACCGTCGTAGCGACGCCTCACGCAGGCCGACGCCTCCGCCGTGGCGCGTTCGTAGCGGCCGGGCTCGGCCTCGTGCTCGCCGTGGGCGTCTGGGCCTTCGCGACTGGCCCTGCCCCGCTCGACCGCGAGCCGTCCGATCCCGACATGATCGCGCCCACCGAGACGGGTGCCCTCCTGCCCCTCTCCTCCGACGGACCGTCCGCGCCGAACTCAGACCTCGCCTCGTCCCTGACCGTAGCCGCGTGGGTCGCCACGGCAGAGCGGCACCTCGAAGCGGGGCGGCTCACGACCCCGGCCGATTCGAACGCGCTCCTCTTCGCCGAGCGCGCCCTCGCCGCCGACCCCGATCACGCCGAGGCAAAGGCAGTGGTCCGCCGCATCGTCGAGCGGAGCAACGCGCTCGGCCAGCGGGCGCGGCAGCGGGAGAACCTACGGATCGCGCGCGAGCACTTCCAGCAATCCATCGCCGTAGCCGACCGGCACCCGGGCGTCGCAGACGAAGGCCGAGCCCAGGCACAGCTCGCCCTCGTTGCGGTCCGAGACGACGAATCGGCCGCGCGGAACGACGTCGCAGCGGCACGAGAGTCCGAACCGCCCGCACAGAGCAACGCGCCTGCCGAAACGCCGCCCGCCGCGACCGGCACGATCCGCGTCCTTGCCCGTCCGTTCGGCGACGTGTACGTGGACGGGCAGCGGCGCGCGAGCGGGACGAACGCGCCCGTCTTCGCCACGGTCTCCCCCGGCACGCACCGCGTCCGCGTGACGCATCCCACGTTCGGGACGCAGGAACGGAGCGTCCGTGTGCGGGCCGACCAGACGGCCGAGGTCTTCATCGAGTTCGCCGCCCCCGTCCAGGTCACCGTCGTCTCCGACCCGATCAACGCCCTCATCCTGCTCGATGGGCGGGCGATGGGCCGCTACACGCCGGCCACGATCACGATCCCAGCGGGCCGCCACACCGTCGAGGTCCGCCGCGACGGGTACCGACCGGCTTCTCGCTCCGTCACGATCGAAGCCGGGGCGGCGCCCGACCGGCTCGCCTTCACCCTCACCCCTGAGCGCTAA
- a CDS encoding alpha/beta hydrolase gives MGRYPYPPFDSVSHSMPLHHTTLGRGAPGLIALHGGLGWDHASLRPWLDPLADHASLTYADLAGCGHSPAPDDWSTVTHATWADDVEALRRHLHAERGGHDPAILFGHSYGGVIALEVARRHPEHVGGLILCGTVSTGTHLAAAAERAFARAEGRTHEVLAAALSGPPQSDAEFAALFPDLLPLYVHDPTAHDLRAYAERMTLRAAPLRRTFYDLLAGYDAREQLHAVGVPTLVLAGRHDWIAPPEESAADFLAGLAGAEGHVFEASGHFPFMEEPDAFVAVVRDWLAAHVPTHASV, from the coding sequence GTGGGTCGGTATCCGTATCCGCCATTCGATAGCGTTTCGCACTCCATGCCTCTCCACCACACCACGCTCGGCCGTGGCGCGCCCGGTCTCATCGCGCTCCACGGCGGGCTCGGCTGGGACCACGCCTCGCTCCGGCCCTGGCTCGACCCGCTCGCCGACCACGCGTCGCTCACCTACGCCGACCTTGCGGGCTGCGGGCACTCGCCCGCGCCCGACGACTGGAGCACCGTCACGCACGCCACGTGGGCCGACGACGTGGAAGCGCTCCGCCGCCACCTCCACGCCGAGCGCGGCGGGCACGACCCAGCCATCCTCTTCGGTCACTCGTACGGGGGCGTCATCGCGCTCGAAGTCGCTCGCCGGCATCCCGAGCACGTCGGCGGCCTCATCCTCTGCGGCACGGTCTCGACCGGCACCCACCTGGCGGCAGCGGCGGAACGCGCGTTCGCCCGCGCGGAGGGCCGCACGCACGAGGTGCTCGCCGCCGCGCTCAGCGGTCCGCCGCAGAGCGACGCCGAGTTCGCGGCCCTGTTTCCCGACCTCCTCCCGCTCTACGTCCACGACCCGACCGCGCACGACCTTCGGGCCTACGCCGAGCGCATGACGCTGCGGGCCGCGCCCCTCCGGCGCACGTTCTACGACCTCCTCGCCGGGTACGACGCGCGCGAGCAGTTGCATGCCGTCGGCGTCCCCACGCTCGTCCTCGCCGGCCGTCACGACTGGATCGCCCCGCCCGAGGAATCGGCCGCCGACTTTCTCGCCGGGCTCGCTGGAGCCGAGGGGCACGTGTTCGAGGCGAGCGGGCATTTCCCGTTCATGGAAGAGCCCGACGCCTTCGTCGCCGTCGTCCGCGACTGGCTGGCGGCGCACGTCCCCACGCACGCCTCCGTCTGA